One genomic segment of Vibrio penaeicida includes these proteins:
- a CDS encoding glutamate synthase-related protein, whose protein sequence is MSKPVVADNKPVKVDLKKGDDYYFCACGRSKSQPFCDGSHAGTEFKPKKFTAESDGESYLCQCKHSANTPFCDGSHKQFSSEQVGKEGPGVQIQQAGSASTPAATATKEEPTVEFIHQLAREGLSKLGHHGPMTSMGVPRYQLPHWDDLQVMVAQMATKPLLEDVAVNTELVIGPEAKKPLTLKIPLFVSDMSFGALSEEAKVSLATGAELAGTGICSGEGGMLPEEQAANSRYFYELASAGFGYKEELLHRVQAFHFKGGQGAKTGTGGHLPGTKNIGKISQVRGIPEGESAISPPTFKDLNTAADFKRFADRVREVSGGIPIGFKLSANHIEKDIQFALDASADYIILDGRGGGTGAAPEMFRDHISVPTIPALARARRYLDEVGASGRVTLIVTGGLRVPMDFVKAMALGADGVAISNSAMQSIGCVAARMCNTNNCPAGIATQKADLRQRLNVAKASNQLKNFFEASTELMQVMARACGHDSFSKFNKEDLATWHKEMAQLSGVRYSGFE, encoded by the coding sequence ATGAGCAAACCTGTAGTGGCTGATAACAAGCCCGTTAAAGTCGATCTTAAAAAAGGAGACGACTACTACTTCTGCGCGTGTGGACGCTCCAAAAGTCAGCCGTTTTGTGATGGCTCCCATGCAGGAACGGAATTCAAACCGAAAAAATTTACCGCAGAATCAGATGGAGAATCTTACCTATGCCAATGTAAACATTCGGCAAATACCCCTTTTTGTGATGGTAGCCATAAACAGTTCAGCTCTGAACAAGTAGGCAAAGAAGGACCGGGCGTACAAATTCAGCAGGCAGGTAGTGCTTCGACACCCGCCGCCACAGCGACAAAAGAAGAACCCACCGTAGAGTTTATTCATCAATTGGCTCGAGAAGGCTTGTCTAAGCTTGGCCATCATGGACCCATGACGTCAATGGGGGTGCCGCGATACCAATTGCCTCACTGGGATGATCTTCAAGTGATGGTCGCTCAGATGGCAACAAAACCTTTGTTAGAAGACGTGGCCGTGAATACAGAATTGGTGATAGGTCCAGAAGCGAAAAAACCACTGACACTCAAAATCCCGTTGTTTGTGTCTGACATGAGTTTTGGTGCGTTATCGGAAGAAGCGAAGGTGTCACTCGCCACTGGCGCAGAGCTCGCTGGTACAGGGATTTGTTCCGGTGAAGGAGGCATGTTACCAGAAGAGCAAGCGGCGAACTCACGCTATTTTTACGAGCTGGCGAGTGCAGGTTTTGGCTACAAAGAAGAGTTACTCCATCGAGTACAGGCTTTCCACTTCAAAGGTGGGCAGGGCGCTAAAACAGGCACCGGTGGTCACTTACCGGGGACGAAAAACATCGGGAAAATATCTCAAGTACGAGGGATTCCGGAAGGCGAATCCGCAATTTCCCCCCCTACGTTTAAAGACTTGAACACCGCTGCCGATTTTAAGCGGTTTGCCGATCGCGTAAGGGAAGTGAGCGGTGGTATTCCTATTGGGTTTAAGCTCAGTGCAAACCACATCGAAAAAGATATTCAGTTTGCTTTGGACGCCAGCGCCGATTACATCATTTTAGATGGGCGAGGGGGCGGTACAGGCGCAGCACCAGAAATGTTCCGAGATCATATCAGCGTTCCGACTATTCCCGCCCTAGCGCGTGCAAGACGTTACTTGGATGAGGTAGGTGCGAGCGGCAGGGTGACATTGATCGTAACGGGTGGACTAAGAGTCCCTATGGATTTTGTAAAAGCGATGGCGCTTGGCGCAGATGGTGTCGCGATATCAAACAGTGCAATGCAATCTATCGGGTGTGTCGCTGCACGTATGTGTAACACCAACAATTGTCCGGCCGGTATTGCCACTCAAAAAGCCGATTTGCGTCAGCGTTTGAATGTGGCTAAAGCATCGAACCAGTTAAAGAATTTCTTTGAAGCCTCTACGGAGCTTATGCAGGTAATGGCTCGCGCTTGTGGTCATGATTCGTTTTCGAAGTTCAATAAAGAAGATTTGGCCACATGGCATAAAGAAATGGCGCAGCTTTCGGGGGTTCGATACTCTGGCTTTGAATAA